Sequence from the Thermomonas sp. HDW16 genome:
CAAGCGTTTCCGCCGACAAAACGAGATGCGACCGGCATGAACGCACCCGCTCCCGCCCCAAGCTCGACCGGCGGTTCGCGCAAGTCCGCGGCCATCGTCATCGGCGTGTTTTTCATCGCCCTGATGGGCCTGCTGCTGTATGGCGTGCGCAAGTCCGGCGACGCAGACCGCGAAGCCCTGCCATCGCCATTGATCGGCAAACCGGCGCCAGCCTTCGACCTGCCGCTGCTGCACGAACCCGGCACCCGCATCAAGAACAAAGACCTGGCAGGCGCACCCTATGTGGTGAACGTCTGGGCCAGCTGGTGCCCGGAATGCCGGGTGGAACACCCGGTGCTGAGCAAGTTCGCGCTGACCAAGCGCGTGCGTTTCGTCGGCTACAACCTCAAGGACGGCCGCAGCGAAGCCCTGCGCTGGCTGGAACAATTCGGCAATCCGTACATGCTGGTGATTGCCGATGAAGACGGCCGCGCGGCGATCGACTGGGGCATCTATGGCGCACCGGAAACCTTCCTGGTCGATGCCAAGGGCATCGTGCGCTGGAAGCGCGTGGGCGCAGTGACTGACGAAGTGCTGCAGCAACAACTGATCCCGGCGCTGGAAAAACTGGAGGCTGGCCGATGACCCGCTGCTTCGCCATCGCCCGCACGCTATTGCTCGGCGTGCTGCTGGCGTTCACCGGCATCGCCATCGCCCAGACCAGCGACCCCACGCCGCTGCAGTTCAAGGACAGCACCGAAGAAACACGCTTCCACCAACTCACCTCCGAATTGCGCTGCGTGATGTGCCAGAACCAGTCGCTGGCCGATTCCAATGCACAGATCGCCCACGACCTGCGCCGCGAAGTGCTGGACCTGATGCGCGAGGGCAAGTCCGACCGCGAAGTGAAGCAATTCCTGGTGGATCGCTACGGCGAATTCGTGCTGTACAAGCCCGATGTCACACCGGGTACCTGGCTACTCTGGTTCGGCCCGTTGCTGCTGGTGCTGGCAGGCGGCGTGGTGGTGTGGCGCCTCCTGCGGCGCGGCAATGCCAGTCGTGGCAGCGTGGGCAACGACGACAACCAGGAGTGGTAATGACCGTCTTCATCGGCATCGCTACGGTGCTCACCCTGTTGGTGCTGGTCGGCGTGCTGTGGCCGCTGTGGCATTCCTCGCGCCGCCTGTTTCTGGCCCTTCTGACCACCATGGGCATCGGCACCGCGCTGCTCTACCAATGGGTGGGCACGCCGGCTGCCATCAACGTCGCGCCTCCTTCGCGGGAAGCGGCTGCGGCAAACGCGATGCCGGCCAACCTGGACGAGGCCGTAGGCCAGCTTGAAACCGAACTCAAGCAACACCCCGACCAACCAGAGGGCTGGCGCTTGCTGGGCCGTTCCTACATGAGCATGGGACGCTACCTGGACGCACGGCGCGCATTCGAAACCGCGTTGAACCTTCAAGCCGACGATCCCGACCTGTTGGTCGAAACCGTGCAGGCGCGGATGTACACCGACCCGCAGCGACGCATGGATGCAGATGCAGTGAAACTGCTGCAGCGTGCACTGCAACTGCAGCCGCAGCACCAGCGCGCACGCTGGTTCCTGGGCGTCTCGCAACGCCAGCAGGGCCAGGCGGCCGAGGCTGCGAAGACCTGGGAGCCGCTACTGGCACAAGTGGATGCCGCCACCGCCGCCAGCCTGCGCAAGGAAATCGACGCCGCCCGCATCGAAGCCGGCATGCCCGCCCTGCCTGCCGTCGCCGATGCCGCACCGGCCGTCGCCAGCGCCAACGCGCTGCAGGTCAAGGTGAGCCTGGACCCAGCCTTCGCTGCCAAGGTGCGGCTGGACGGCAATGCACAAGTGTTCGTGATCGCACGCCAGCCCGCCGGCCCGCCGATGCCGGTCGCGGTGGAAAAGCGCAGCGTCACCGAACTGCCATTCACCGCCACCCTGGACGATGCCGACAGCCCGATGCCCACGCTCAAGCTGTCGCAGATGCCCGAAGTCGAACTGGTCGCACGGCTGTCCAGCAGCGGCATCGCCAACAAGCAGGATGGCGATATCGAGTCCAAGCCAGTGCGGGTTGCGCTGCCCGCCAAGGGGCCGGTGGAATTGGTGATCGGCACGGAGTGATGCCGACATCGCGTCATGCGCCGTCGTTATCGGCGCATGCCCGTCCCTGCCGAAACAGGTCGCGCGCTGCCGCTACACTTTGCGCATGACCGAATTCATCCCGCCCGGCACCCGCTGGTTCGACCTGGCCTCGCCGTTTCCGATGAAGCGTGGCGGCGCGCTGCACGGCGCGCGCATCGCTTATGAAACCTGGGGCGAACTCGACGCCTCGCACAGCAATGCGATCCTGATCGTCACCGGCTTGTCGCCGGATGCGCATGCCGCCGCGAATGCGGGCGATCCGGAGCCGGGCTGGTGGGAATGGATGATCGGGCCGGGCAAACCGATCGATACCGACCGCTGGTTCGTGGCCTGCGTGAATTCGCTGGGCAGTTGCAAGGGCAGCACCGGTCCGGCATCGATCAATCCCGATACCGGTGCGCTGTATCGCCTGGATTTCCCTGAACTCTCGATTGAAGACGGCGCCGATGCAGCGGCTGCGGTCGTGCGCGGGCTCGGCATCCAGCGGCTGGCCTGCATGATCGGCAATTCGATGGGCGGCATGACCGCACTGGCGCTGCTGCAACGCCAACCCGGCATCGCCCGCAGCCACATCAATATTTCCGGCGCGGCGCGCGCGCTGCCGTTTTCCATCGCCATCCGTTCGCTGCAGCGCGAGGCGATCCGGTTGGATCCGAACTGGGACGATGGAAATTACAGCGACGAGCGCTATCCCGAATCCGGCATGCGCATGGCGCGCAAGTTGGGCGTGATCACTTATCGTTCCGCGCTGGAGTGGGACGGCCGCTTCGGCCGCGTGCGGCTGGATTCCGATCGCCGCGACGATGATGCCTTCGGCCTGGAATTCGAGGTCGAAAGTTACCTCGAAGGCCACGCGCGCCGCTTCGTACGCCATTTCGACCCGAACTGCTATCTCTATCTCAGCCGTTCGATGGACTGGTACGACCTCGGCGAGAGCTGCGGCGGCACCACCTTGCAGGGACTGGCCGCGCTCCGCATCGACAAGGCGCTGGCCATCGGCGTGCGCACCGACATCCTGTTCCCGCTGCAGCAGCAGGAAGAAATCGCCGAGGGCCTGCGCGCTGGCGGTTGCGACGCGGCCTTCCTGCCGCTGGAGTCGCCGCAGGGCCACGATGCCTTCCTGGTGGATGCCGAACGCTTCGGCCCGGCGGTGCGTGGTTTCCTCGACGAGCTATAGCCGTCCGCCAGCACATGCCCTGAAGGCATAAGCACATAACGTCAGGTTTGGTAAACTCAAACCATGGACGAATCCTGCTGCGAACCCGTCGACTTCCCCGGCCAAGCCAAGTTCATAGCTGCGGTCGATGCCGCCGTGACCAGCGGCGACAAGCACGCCGTCACCGCCGCCCTGCGCAATGCGCTGTGCGCGTTGATCCGCGACAACGAGGTGCAACTACCCTGCTGCGTGCAGGACGCCATCGTCGACCACTACGCCCGCCGCGAGCTCTACCGCAGCCCGCAGCATGGTTACAGCGTGGTGGCGATGACCTGGGGGCCGGGCCAGGGCACTCCGCTGCACGACCATTCCGGCCTTTGGTGCGTGGAAGGCGTGTGGCATGGCGAGCTGGAAATCACCCAGTACGAACTGCTCGAGACCAATGGCGACCGTTTCCGTTTCCGCGCCGCGGGCGGGATGATCGCCGGCCCCGGCAGCGCCGGCAGCCTGATCCCGCCGCACGAGTACCACACCATCCGCAACATCAGCGCGGACAAGATCGCGGTCTCCCTGCACATCTACCAGGCCGAGATGGCCTGCTGCGCCAAGTTCCAGCCGCTGGTGCCCGACCAGACGGGCGAATGGTTCGTGCGCGAAGCGGCCACATTGGCGACCGACAAGGCCGCATAACGCCCGCTCTCGGCTATACTTCGCATCCCGCGCCGGTGTGGCGGAATGGTAGACGCAGCGGATTCAAAATCCGCCGGCAGCGATGTCGTGAAGGTTCGAGTCCTTTCACCGGTACCAGGTCAACGAAAGCCACGCATCGCGTGGCTTTTTCGTATGCGCGTTTTGCCGTTGCGCAAAAGGGAAGACCCGATCTCGCGGGCCGCTAAGTGCCTGGAGGGGATCGGGTCTTCTGTGGCCGGAGCGATTTTCCGCAGCTTCTTGACGATACCGCGAAGTTTTTCTCCGGCAGGTGGAAATTACGCCGGCCTCCGTTAGGAAAAAGCTAAGCGCGACGCATTCATTCGACCGTTCGTCGGAACGTCCAGCACGACCCCGAATTCACGGTTTCGGCCAGGGCCACCAACCGCGTCCGGACAGTGCGTAACGATCCGCCGCGCGCTCGAAGCGATTGCGAACGCCGATGCCGCCGAACAGGAAATACAGCGGCAGGAAAAGCGGGCCCAGCAGCATGTATTGGTAGACGTGCGCGCGTTCGTGGTCGCCAAGGATGATGCGTGGTTCCTGGCGATGGCCGGCACGATGCGCATAGGTCACACAGGGCGAATCCAGCGTATCGCCGGTATGCAGGATCACATTGCCCAGGGTCAGCGCCCCACCCGGGCCCCATGGCACGCTGTGGAAAACGATGGCGAATTCGCGCGCACTCACGTGCGCATGCGCGCCCGCCGCCATGCTGAATGCCCCTGCGAGCAGTCCAAGCACGGTGTTCGGCAAAGTCCAGGCAACGCCTATCACCTGCACTGCGCGCAACAGCCAGCGTGGCATCGCTTGCGCGTTCAACGCGAACGCTTCGCCAGCCAGTTGTGGATCGTGTCCGGCACTTCCTTCTGCGCACGGCCGGACACGTAGATGCCGATGTGACCGCCCTTGAACGATAGCTCGGTGTAATCGTCCGTCCCCGCCAAATCCTTCAGCACGCGCGAGGCATCCGGCGGCACCAGGTGATCCTGCTCGGCGTAGATGTTCAGCATCGGCATCTCGACCATGCCCAGGTGGACTTCCTCATCGCCAATGCGCACGCCGCCATTGACGAAGCCGTTGCGCTGGAAGAACTGCGTATTGAATTCGCGGAAGGCTTCACCGGCCTGGTCGGGCGAATCGAATATCCACTTCTCCATGCG
This genomic interval carries:
- a CDS encoding DsbE family thiol:disulfide interchange protein, with the protein product MNAPAPAPSSTGGSRKSAAIVIGVFFIALMGLLLYGVRKSGDADREALPSPLIGKPAPAFDLPLLHEPGTRIKNKDLAGAPYVVNVWASWCPECRVEHPVLSKFALTKRVRFVGYNLKDGRSEALRWLEQFGNPYMLVIADEDGRAAIDWGIYGAPETFLVDAKGIVRWKRVGAVTDEVLQQQLIPALEKLEAGR
- a CDS encoding cytochrome c-type biogenesis protein, with translation MTRCFAIARTLLLGVLLAFTGIAIAQTSDPTPLQFKDSTEETRFHQLTSELRCVMCQNQSLADSNAQIAHDLRREVLDLMREGKSDREVKQFLVDRYGEFVLYKPDVTPGTWLLWFGPLLLVLAGGVVVWRLLRRGNASRGSVGNDDNQEW
- a CDS encoding tetratricopeptide repeat protein, with the translated sequence MTVFIGIATVLTLLVLVGVLWPLWHSSRRLFLALLTTMGIGTALLYQWVGTPAAINVAPPSREAAAANAMPANLDEAVGQLETELKQHPDQPEGWRLLGRSYMSMGRYLDARRAFETALNLQADDPDLLVETVQARMYTDPQRRMDADAVKLLQRALQLQPQHQRARWFLGVSQRQQGQAAEAAKTWEPLLAQVDAATAASLRKEIDAARIEAGMPALPAVADAAPAVASANALQVKVSLDPAFAAKVRLDGNAQVFVIARQPAGPPMPVAVEKRSVTELPFTATLDDADSPMPTLKLSQMPEVELVARLSSSGIANKQDGDIESKPVRVALPAKGPVELVIGTE
- a CDS encoding homoserine O-acetyltransferase, producing the protein MTEFIPPGTRWFDLASPFPMKRGGALHGARIAYETWGELDASHSNAILIVTGLSPDAHAAANAGDPEPGWWEWMIGPGKPIDTDRWFVACVNSLGSCKGSTGPASINPDTGALYRLDFPELSIEDGADAAAAVVRGLGIQRLACMIGNSMGGMTALALLQRQPGIARSHINISGAARALPFSIAIRSLQREAIRLDPNWDDGNYSDERYPESGMRMARKLGVITYRSALEWDGRFGRVRLDSDRRDDDAFGLEFEVESYLEGHARRFVRHFDPNCYLYLSRSMDWYDLGESCGGTTLQGLAALRIDKALAIGVRTDILFPLQQQEEIAEGLRAGGCDAAFLPLESPQGHDAFLVDAERFGPAVRGFLDEL
- a CDS encoding cysteine dioxygenase family protein: MDESCCEPVDFPGQAKFIAAVDAAVTSGDKHAVTAALRNALCALIRDNEVQLPCCVQDAIVDHYARRELYRSPQHGYSVVAMTWGPGQGTPLHDHSGLWCVEGVWHGELEITQYELLETNGDRFRFRAAGGMIAGPGSAGSLIPPHEYHTIRNISADKIAVSLHIYQAEMACCAKFQPLVPDQTGEWFVREAATLATDKAA